GGCAAGAGACAGTTAAGCACTGTTTGTAGTGTGTCCGATAACAGCAGCATTTTGCTCTGTTTTTGTGACGCTTTGTCTTGTGTCCATCGCATTTATTATTTACAAAAATTTATGTTTCCAGTACATCGCCCCCGCCGTCTGCGTACCCATCCCCAACTGCGCCGGATGGTACGTGAAACTGTATTGACAACCAATGATTTAATCTACCCACTTTTTGCAGTTCCAGGTGAAGGAATTGCTAAAGAAGTCAAATCAATGCCTGGAGTTTACCAACTATCGGTAAATAAAATTGTCGAAGAAGCAAAAGCAGTTTATGACTTAGGAATACCAGCGATTATTCTGTTTGGAATTCCTGCGGATAAAGATGTCGATGCGACTGGTGCTTGGCATGATTGCGGTATCGTACAAAAAGCAGCGACAGCAGTCAAAGAAGCAGTACCAGATTTGATTGTAATTGCTGACACTTGTTTGTGTGAGTACACCAGTCACGGTCACTGCGGTTATTTGCAAGTTGGTGATTTGACAGGAAGGGTTCTCAACGACCCTACTTTAGAATTACTGAAGAAAACAGCGGTTTCTCAAGCGAAAGCTGGTGCAGATATCATCGCGCCTTCTGGAATGATGGATGGTTTTGTGCAAGCAATTCGTCAGGGTTTGGATGAAGCTGGCTTTGAAGACACGCCGATTTTGTCTTATGCTGCTAAGTATGCTTCAGCTTATTATGGCCCATTTCGGGATGCCGCAGAATCGACACCCCAATTTGGCGATCGCAGAACTTATCAAATGGATCCAGGTAACGCTAGGGAAGCCATTAAGGA
Above is a window of Nostoc sp. UHCC 0702 DNA encoding:
- the hemB gene encoding porphobilinogen synthase; this encodes MFPVHRPRRLRTHPQLRRMVRETVLTTNDLIYPLFAVPGEGIAKEVKSMPGVYQLSVNKIVEEAKAVYDLGIPAIILFGIPADKDVDATGAWHDCGIVQKAATAVKEAVPDLIVIADTCLCEYTSHGHCGYLQVGDLTGRVLNDPTLELLKKTAVSQAKAGADIIAPSGMMDGFVQAIRQGLDEAGFEDTPILSYAAKYASAYYGPFRDAAESTPQFGDRRTYQMDPGNAREAIKEIELDIAEGADMLMVKPALAYMDIIWRVKEASNLPVAAYNVSGEYSMIKAAALNGWIDEKRVVMETLTSFKRAGADLILTYHAKDAARWLLE